The genomic stretch TCTAGCGGAGCCGTGACCTACTGGTTAAATTTCCATTATCCGTTTCTCCTTGTGATCCATGCTACATAATACAAAATTTCAATATTTGTAACTTAGTCCTTAACTTAATGGTGCACACGAATCACGACTTTATTTTAGTGGCGGATGCTTGATCGGTAGACCATGGTGCCCGTTAGACTACTCACGAGTCTCATCCCTCTCCGACTCGCATTCCTGTCTTACGTTGCTAGTTCTGTTTATAGTCTACCACCAGATGAAAAGtgtctttggcacatgagcaccagtactCTTGTTtttcaaaatcatatttttttggATTCTAAAAAAGTTGAAATTAAATATTCACATACATATAAATATTTCGAAGGTACGGTagaaattttggagaaaaatatgttgtaGTTTTAGCTATACAAAAAGGCAAATTTCTTACAAATATCTACTCCTATACCTAGCCACAATTTTTTCTAGCTTAAAATACAGTGCAATTTCTACCAAAATTTTGCACGAGTATTTAGGACATGTGTATGGTATTTTTTGAAACCCGGATGTATAACTGCTTCCACCGCTAGGTTGCTTTTCTGGCAAGCGGCCGCTATGCAAGTCATAGCCGGATAGCTTGTGTACGCACACACCTGTGTACACACCCGCCGCGAGCCTGTAGATCCAAGATTTACCGAATCGCCTTCACAGCTTCACTGTCCGGGAGAAGAAATCACGAGACCACCGCGGGCGCGACCACGGTAGGAGCTCAGCGCCATGGTAAGCAATCGATCCCTCCCCCACCTCGTCTCCAGATCACCTCCTCCCCCCTCGCTTCGCTTTAACTCGACGGATCTGGAAACCTAATTCTTGTTGGCTGGCGTGATTCCAGTCGGCGCTGTTCAACTTCAACTCCTTCCTCATCGTGGTGCTGCTCGTGATCTGCACCTGCACCTACGTCAAGATGCAGTTCCCTGCCATCCTCAACGACCGCACCGGGTATATTTTCCAAAGATTCCCAATTTGAATAGCAATCTGAGGTTTTTCCTTGTGCGCGCTCTGATCTGCTCAGTTTGTGTTTCCTTTCTTGGCAAATGAACATAAATTGAACTGTCAAGATTAGTTTGAAGAACTGCAGCTTATCTTGTGGTTACGTTTAACCATGGATTCTCCGTGGGCCTGCGTCAACTGTCAGGTTTAGTGTAGGGCATTTTAATTTGGGGTTGTAGACGCTGTCCGATGTCCAACCTTATGGAGTTTTAATTTGGGGCATTTTCATTGAACTGTTGGATGCCCAATCTTTTGCTGATTCAGAGTCAATTGGAACCTATGAATTTCTGATACAGATGAAGCTCGAGTGGTAAAATCGTAAAACTCGTCTGTTTTGTCTATGCACGGATACCCCTGTTTTTATATAGGATTAAGCTTTATTTGCTAACTCCATAAGGAACCTCTTTCACTCCTAGGATGTaagaaacacacaaaaaaaaaaaaagtatgacTGGAATGTTATGGCTACATGATCCTATAGGCCTTAAAATCATGTCTGATCACACCGTAGGAAGAAAATTGGTATCTTTCCATGATGAGTGAAGGGAAGTTTTTTCTTACACAAATATAGTGCATAGAAGGATTACAATGTTATCCTTAGAAGTTAGAACAAATTCGTATGAACAACAATACTACAAATAAATAGCCCTTATAGGCAAATTCCTAAGGATAACCGATCTCCACAAAATCCTCTGGATCAAAGATAGGTCATCTTTATTTTTCGTATGGACCTCTCGTGCCCAACTGTTCTTCATGCAATTGCCtcttaaaatttgttaaattggaAGGCCATGAACCCACATATGACTGGAAGGGCAGACTGCAGACATTATTTTATCTCAgatattctttattttcttacttgAATTTCATCTCTTGACAGATTCCGTGGTTTCTTCTGGAAAGCCGCCAGAATAGGTATGCTTCTTTCTGAGCTTCCACTTCCAATCCTATGGTAGCTCATTTCCAATTGTTGATAAATCTGCTGCATGTTTCCTAGTTTCTCTTGATTTGGACCACTATTTTTTCTCAGCGTATGCACCTAGTTTCATCTGTCGAGCTGTATTGCAAAGTTGATTGATGATCAAGGCGCTAATAGGTTAAGTTCAGGCTAGACTGCTCTAGTGGTTCATACTATATTCTTTCTATGGACTTTATTGTTTAGAGATAATCTTCTTAAATTCATTGCTTCTTGTTTACCTTGTTAGGGCTACTAAATAAATGAAAACAATTGACAGAAAGCTTCACTATCTCATTTGTGTTGTAGTTCCTGTTGTTGGGGATTGATTACGACTTATTTATATTGGTCAAAATGTAAATAGACTCTTTGGGTTTGATTCATTATGTTAGTTTCTTTTCATACTCAACAAACCTGACATGCTGAAATTGCAAATGTTGAACTATTTCAAAGAAATTCATAGTTGTTTTTTGTTGGCAATGTTTACTGCATTTGCTTTGTAGACGAGTTCTCATATTTTCCTTGATTTCACTTATCTtgcttttttttagaaaaaaacgcTGCAAACTAGATCTTTTCAATTTTCCCCGAACTGCTCAGATTTTGTTGACAATACCCAAAGGAGAAATTGCTTTTAGTATCACAAACTTAACTGAAAATTTCAGATCCCATGTAAGCTGTTGTTGCATTACATATTGATTTCATTTTCGGCACTATCTGGTTGATTCATGCGCAAGGTTCAAGAAATCGTTAAGCGTAATTGGTGCGGTGGCCTTCCGTTTAGCGCGCATAAGCGGCGctttttcccctcttttctcCGCTTTTTTCCGCTTAAGCGCTTATGCAATTGATGCGGAAGGCCTCCGCATTGCGCTTTAGCGCGCATAAGCGGCGCTTTTTCCCGCTTTCCTGAACCTTGTTCATGCGCTAATTCCTGTTGGTACAGAAAACTGAAAACACACCACATATTTATTAGTGACACTTGAAAGTTGAATTGACCAGTGGACATGCAGTGTACTTGATCTGCAGCATTTTTTTCCTTCACTCAAAGTCTTAGTTCAACTTATGCATTCAATGCTAAAACTACATAAATTGCTGATAGAGAATCAACTTAGGAACTTATGACCTTCAACTGTAAAGGGGGATTGTGGATTTAAGCAAGTGGTAAGCCATTTTTATTTTGTATCATCAGCTCCTTTTGAAATTCTCCATGAATGGAAAAGAATTTGAAATCGACTCATGCTTAGTTATAACCCCTGAAGACATGTAAATGCTGATCTTCAGTCTGTATAAGGTTTCACCTGTCCCAGATCATTGTTAGAGGTAGTGCCTGGTTGTAGCAGTTAGCAGGCTTCATATAAGTTTATGGTGATTCTTCCCGTTAGGTGGTAAGTTCCGAGGATAGCTATGGGTGGTAGGAGGTCTGGGGCTGGTGCATGGACTTGGGGCCGTGGCGCCCAAGGGAGAGATAGGATTGTGGTGGAAAGCCTCCATTGTCTGTTGTTTATTTCTTGGATAATCAAACAACGATAATTTCCATGCTTTATAACAGCTGCCCCTGGCATATTATTATAGGGAATCAATGTAATGGTCCTTTCCAAACAAATAACGAGATAACTTAGGATAGAGCAAATTACAAATCCTTAAGGCAGAGTTGGTGCCGTTGAGTCCTGCTTTGGCTTGTGCTGACGGGCATAGTGCATGACATTGTCTATGAACCTTAACTTCTTATTTAAATTTAGTTTTGCTTGGAATATAGACGTTTGTAATATTTGCAAGGACCGGCTTAATTAATAGGCTTAACCAGTGTCAATCAACTACAAGTTATTGACTGTACCTTGCTTTATATTAGTGGAAACTCAGGTGCGAAAGCATTTTGCATAGAAGCAGATTGTTTTTGTCTATGAATGTTCATAGCTCATTTGATTTTTCGTTTGTATAGATGCGGATAGTTCGTTTACCATAGAAAACCAAAGTATCATTAATGCTTAAATTTGGTTGTTCTTGGTCATGAACAATAATTGCCGATTCGTACTTACTATTTACACATATAGGTGGTGTGTCAAGCTTATGCCATGAAACAAACGATGTGCACATATGATTTTTCTGAAGAACACACTATTTGATATTAATGCACCCTGTTGTCTTAAGTGTCCGAAATTGAACCTTTCTTGTGTTGCTTCATCAGGTGAACGATTGAGTCCTTGGGTAGCATTTGGGTGCTTCGCTATGGGGGTATCCACAATCTTCTTCTGAAGGCTAAAGCAATCATCTCCCAGATTTTGATCTAGGTTGCAGAAGTTgtctcagaagaactatgtcacaTTGCATTCATGTCCATATTTTAGAGAAGCATTTTGCTTCAGTTTAACTGGGGGGATAGCTGTTGTTGCAAGCGCTGCATGTAACTACCAAACATCAGTCAGGTCTGTACCCCTGTTGGGAAGACAGAAACGTGATTGTACTGGTTTATGCCTTGAAGATAGTGCTACTTGTAAAGCATTTAGCAAGagcgcatgatggatcatattactTGAAATTCTTTGGACCATGCTAACCCAGTTTCACTTTTCTTGATTTGGACGACCTTGTATTAACCTCTCTTTCTCTGAACTGGGCTTTTCCTTTTCATTACTTATCTACTATAGCAGAAGGGAAACGAAGTTAAATTGTGTCCCAAAATTCAGAATTAAAACCACACGACAGTATGGTAATTTTGTCTGAGACTGCAGTATAGTAAATGTTACTGATTAGTTAGTGCAGACTTCTGAGGACCCAAATATTATCTGTCAGATGTTTTCACCTAGTCGACAGATAGTATACAATCTTCCGAATGACATGGTACACAGAGTTGGAAATTTGTTTGATTATGAAATCTATTGCATAACAATAGTTGAGAAATTTGTGCTCACGGTACTACTTTGTTTTGACAGAGTATTAAACTAAGGAGACTGTTAAGGTTTATCTCACTCTGTAGTGGGTGCAACTAAAATGTTATCTCACGTACAATTAGAAGAAAAAATAAGGATGGGTGCATTAATGTGCATCAGGGGAGTGCATACACACTGTTAGATAAAACTAGAGAAATGCTTTGTGTCTACTATTGTAGTAATATATGTAATACCAACCATTCAAAGCCACCACAACGCCTGTAACAGCTGCAGTATTTGCATCCATAACCTCTGGTTTGGATGGAAAGATGCTTGAAATTGTAACCGTAGCCTGATGGATATGTTCATAGCCGCAGAGTAGTTATTTCCATCCTTTGTGACAGAAGTTATTTCCATCCTTCTGCACATAATAAGACTAAACTACTACGAAACTACTTTCGCCATTCAACAGACAATCATATGCATGTCGAGCATGCCATCTAtattgcataaaaacgatatctaGAAATTTCCGCCTATGGTACTACAATGTTTGACATTATGGAACTAAAACGTATCATATACAGTTATAACAAATGCAGAAAAGTACATTAAACAATTCTAGGTCAAAACTACATAAAATGCTGCATCTAACTACTGTAGTACAATCTCTGCAATGCCAACCATTCGAAGCCATCTAAAAAAAAACCATTGGAAGCCTCAGTTCTCAAACAGTGCCTCTAATGGTTGTAGTATTGCACCCATAAACTCTGATTTGGATTAAATGATGATTGAATCTGTAATGCTAATCACTGTAGCCTGGTGGGTTTGTTCATAGCTGCAGAGTACTTATTTCCATCCTTTGAGACCTACTAGCTCAGAAGGGAAATTCGGTTAGTTTTTACCTCTGGATGCATCCGTCATGGCTTTGCCGGTGTTGACATGTTTCTTATGAAGGAATCTGCCAAGTCAACCTGCTTTCCACTATGAATGAACTTCATGCACATTGGTGCCTCCACACTGAAAAGGGTGAACAACGCCGATGGCAACGCGAATAGCCCTTCCCCACAGATCAAGCCGGCTGCAACTGCTGATGACAGTATGGCGGCGCTCTGGCTGTTCATCTTCATCCACAGGAAAATCACCGCGCTGCCTATGCACATATCGATAGCGACGGCTGACCCGATGAAGAAGGGCAACGCTAAGACCGTGACACTGGGAATGTACACCTGTATCTTCCAGCCTTTCCTCTGAGACACGACCGAGAGCGTGTTCACCGCGACGGCGAAGCCAGCAGCAGCGTAGCAGAAGGTGAGGCAATGGTCAGGGAGTTCCTTGACACCTCCCGTGCCGATCACCGCCATGGCACGGTAGAGCATTGCATAGGGGCACGGGTATTCTGAGTCCGCTGCTCCGATGGGGACATTCGCCTTGGCGCTTCTTTGGAAGGCACGGAAGATACACGGTGTAAGAACGGAGCCGACGATTACGCCGAAGGTCTGCATCATGATCAGAGCCCGTTGCGAGGTCAGTGTCATGTAACCTGTCTTCACGTCCTGCGTCATCTGCGAAGAGATGTGAAGCGCTGACACCACTAGCCCGCAGGATACAAGGGCAACAATAATCGCGCCTGGCTTGGCAACCCATGCTGCGACGACGAAGATTGTGAACTTGGCGTATGTATAGGCGATGTTCCAGTCCGTGAGCCCAGTTGCGTAGGTGTTGGTGAGGGCAAccaccgggacgatgatgtacATCGCAATGACGTGAAGGAAATTTACCTGGTGAAATATTTGTGGGATAACTACCCCACAGATTATTGCGCACACGCCGTACGCAGCCACTGGCAGGGAAGCAGGGATTTTGTTCTCCAGGAATACCTCAATCCTTCTACGGTCATCGTAGTTCAGACTGGGGTGTTTTCTCAAGTAGTTACCCACCACTGTATCTGTTTCTTGTTGTTTCTGCCTGAAGTCGAGGAAGGCAGCAATAAGAAGTGTAATGAAGTTGTAAATGCCATCAGTCAGAATCAGTGCAACTGAAATAAAGACCTGTCAATAGAACAAAGGAAAAACATTTCAACGAACAGTTTCAAAGGCAATGTTTCTCTAGTACATTTGTAAGTTTAATATGTTTGAGCATATAAATTGTGATTCACGATTGAGCGGAATTTTTACGCGGATGTCTAATCTTGATCGGATGTTGGACGTCCAACTGTAGTTATATTGGAAAAGAAACTCCGGAGAGAGTATTCTAGCTTATGGGGAAGCTAATAAAATGTATCAGAACACACTTGAATAAAAAGAAAGCTACTCCTCTGATCTTAATAAGCGTCGTGATCTTAGTTCAAATTTAAgtgaatttgaactaaaatcaCGACACTTttcatggatcggagggagtaaaacATTCATCTAGGAATTCGTAATATCACTTTAACAAATAACGTTGGGTTGTCCATGAAAAAAAGGCTTGAAAAAGGAGATCATATATACATCTGCTGCTTTGTACGTCCCACCTCAATTTAATCACCATATGAACTCATCCCCAGTATTTCGAAAATTTAACACGGACAAGGAGATGTGATACAAAAATTATTCTATCTCAGTCCACAAAAGCTAATTCAAAGAAATTTCAAATGATTTTGGGAGATTTATATCATTTGATTTTTCATGTTTGTCATTTGATTTGTATAATTGGAGTCCATAAATTATTTTCCAAGGATTGCACTGGACTCTATTATTGAGCATAAATTCCATCCATTCAACCTCTTGTTATAGTTCCTTTGCCTTTTCGTGTGATCCCAAACACTATATGATAAAAACCCGTGGGTCTCCATCTTTAGTATTTGCCTTGTGTTTTGAGAATCATGCGAAACAAAGAGCAACTAAAGTCAtaatagaattttttttgtagAATGTAAATAAATCCTAGTAATGTCTGTTTGACCATAGTAACATGTGCTGCACAGAGACGCATAGAAGGGGCACTTTGAGAGGATCCTATAAGGTCATGTAGATCCAAAAGTTAGCCTCCACTATCTAGAAATAATGCATCTACACAGAAATTTAAAACGGTCCCCACGAGCATATGCTCCTACTTCCAAAAAAGGCTTTTGAAATAAAGAATCTGAAAAATTATCACATCTACATGTTCATGTGACATGTCCTATGTTCACACAAAGTTTAAAGGAAAAAACAAATTTTCGCGACCTTCGACGAAAACAAATTTGATGCTCCATCAATAGAATTTTTTgcatcacttttttttttgtcgTTTCAGGACACAAAATATGTCTTTTCTTCATGAAAGTTTGCAGACATGTGAAATACACAAATATGTACACCATAAAAAATCAGATTGTTTTGAAATTTTAAGATATATTTTTTAATGAATTTACTGTCTTCTAAGAGCATTGCTTGCGGGAGCCAAAACACCACCCTCGCATCTACATGCAAAGCTTTTTTTGTATGCAGTGACCCATCGTCGATTTTGGCCTCCTTTTTCTTATAGGAAGCATGGATTTGGATATGAGGAACCATAATGCGCTCTAAACAACATTTCTGCCATTGTCCCTGGTGCTAAAAGTCTAATGAACATTTCTCACATTATCCCATTAGGTTTTAATAACTAACTGATTGCAAGATTGAAAAATCCTCTTGCTTCGACTGTCGGGCACAAGTTCAAcggaaaaaaaggaagaaaatgatAAGTATCTGAGACTTCTCAAGATTACAAACCATGTTGAGGCGTGCTAGTATGAGTCTATGTAGCCCAAGATATGACACAGTAAGGGCAAACCTGCCTCACACTGTGAGGTAGGTGTCCACCCAAATTTCTTCACCTTCGTGAAGGCAGCCCAAAATTTACATCTAATTCCTTTATTTATGATTGATAAACCATGAGTTATTTTTATAGTCAATATTTTATCGCAGGTTAGCAATGATACCTTGGATTGACAAACTCACAAACAGACTTAGGGAACATACAACTGGGGAACACATCAGCCTAAAGAGGACACAAAGAATTTTTTTCTtagatgggagagagagagagagagagagagagagagagagagagagagagatgaaaaaAGCTATTGTCTTATCTTAGTTAAGAGATGGTCTCTTGTCACCCAAGATAAGTTTATTTCTCAATTGCAGTAAATATCTTAGTCATATTATTTTCTAGTTGCTATTAATACACAATATTCATGCAAGTATTAATTTCTATAGATAACACAAAGAGGTCATTGTAGAACGTGTCTTTTATGATATGTAGATGATATGAATAACTAAGAAAAGGCTTCTCAACAAGTGCACATGCCCTTAGAAATAATGAATTCTAGAACGGGGCTATAGTGCAACATCGTCTAAAACTTACGACATATCATTACAATAGTGGATGGACACTACAAACATAGAGTGATAGGAAGGTGCATCTAGGGTGTTGCACGCGCAACCAAATAAAACAATGAAAAGTCAATTGCATACTTGtgaaacaaaaaattcaaaatattttaaCTCTTAAGCCATTACCCAAATTTACCCAAATTTACGCTTTGAGTACTTTGCTTTCTCGCCTTTCTTCCTGGAGAAGAGAGAAAGaacaatccccccccccccccgccctacAACCAACTTTCTAGCGCCGTTCTCCGACGGCTCCCCTATCCTAATGGCCTCCTAGTCATCGACGGGAAGGGAGTCGTTGAACCTTGCAGAGGTTTCTATATCCGTGGCCTAGCCTAGGTTAGGCGTTTTGACAGACAATTTGGCTATAACAATGGTGTCCGCGGAAGCGAATAAGAGTGCACAAGATCATCCACCGATGGAGTGGCCTCCTCCTTGATTGGGGATGGATCTATGCAGTAGGTTTTCTGGTTGAGGCGGCGGGGCAAGCATGAGGTATATATTTTTCTTCCTAAATGGACTCCCAACGCGACACCCGCTTCAAACTATTGTGGAGAACGCTAGACTTGTACATGATGCATGGTGGCAGGCACTAGTGGTCTTCTTCAA from Lolium rigidum isolate FL_2022 chromosome 4, APGP_CSIRO_Lrig_0.1, whole genome shotgun sequence encodes the following:
- the LOC124647342 gene encoding probable metal-nicotianamine transporter YSL3; translated protein: MDATIGDPLLLASVERAFEKQPLPDFWEQATPRAMIVAVVLSVVFGFVTLQIQMSTGVVPGLNMPISVLSFIFLKWFVSLLRSCGLPGSEPFTRQENLLVLTTVTTVGNLALTGGFALYIIAMTSTVAKALGETNPDPRDIVDNFPTGQWMLFLLLIGLMSVLTSVPLNQVMILDYRLLFPTGTAQAHLINSFHTPHGAIMAKIQVATIFKFFFGSFSWTAFSWLYASGKDCGFSSFPLFGLQLYKKRFFFDFSATFIGVGMICPLMVNITFLVGGIASWGLLFPFLETKSGQWYHTPSPSSLAGINGYKVCKTKHPSLNYDDRRRIEVFLENKIPASLPVAAYGVCAIICGVVIPQIFHQVNFLHVIAMYIIVPVVALTNTYATGLTDWNIAYTYAKFTIFVVAAWVAKPGAIIVALVSCGLVVSALHISSQMTQDVKTGYMTLTSQRALIMMQTFGVIVGSVLTPCIFRAFQRSAKANVPIGAADSEYPCPYAMLYRAMAVIGTGGVKELPDHCLTFCYAAAGFAVAVNTLSVVSQRKGWKIQVYIPSVTVLALPFFIGSAVAIDMCIGSAVIFLWMKMNSQSAAILSSAVAAGLICGEGLFALPSALFTLFSVEAPMCMKFIHSGKQVDLADSFIRNMSTPAKP
- the LOC124649416 gene encoding protein kish-like codes for the protein MSALFNFNSFLIVVLLVICTCTYVKMQFPAILNDRTGFRGFFWKAARIGERLSPWVAFGCFAMGVSTIFF